A window of the Brassica napus cultivar Da-Ae chromosome A2, Da-Ae, whole genome shotgun sequence genome harbors these coding sequences:
- the LOC106419925 gene encoding protein ACCELERATED CELL DEATH 6-like: protein MKCAIKSDSGSTSTASLSTTLTVEKDESEIMNPKILCAVRAGDKESLVKRIKDDAKTIQRLVDNHGNSLLHIAAASGHGNIVDYIVSKFPNLVRKGNLMDETALHAAARAGCLTIVEFLVRFVTESLMCDMLISAKSNNGDTALHIALKEKHEDVAFYLLSVRHDVSFDANNDGVSPLYLAVEAGYCELVTKMLESLSCPSKLALMYGAKSLVHAAMRAKRRDILGIVLRQNPRLIELRNEEGRTCLSFGASIGFYEGISYILSDFDKAASNLCYVADDDGFFPIHMAAREGHVRIIKEFFKRCPDSVELLNSQCQNILHVAAKTGRSKVVKYLLKLDEERRMMNEQDLDGNTPLHLATKHRNSMVVNILTWNENVKLATMNNDGFTALDIAETLKDNAYILRKRLTWMALVSAGAPNGLKQIPLDRVSPSLIDNPKIYKDSFHTLMVTATLVATVTFTAGFTLPGGYISSAPDLGMAALIDKMNFKLFILFNSISMCSSVVTIMALIWAQLGDAILTKKAFKLALPLLVTALQSMAMAFVAGVTLVVSDLPWLSHLVLAIDTIFFLFLMLLIIPYAFSSTRQGFLRHIFYFPYFLMLLAVGDESNNIDC, encoded by the exons ATGAAGTGTGCAATCAAATCTGATTCAGGGAGCACATCCACTGCTTCCCTTTCAACGACTCTTACAGTAGAGAAAGATGAGTCTGAGATAATGAACCCGAAGATATTGTGTGCAGTAAGAGCAGGTGACAAAGAATCCCTTGTCAAAAGGATAAAAGATGACGCAAAGACCATTCAACGACTCGTAGATAATCATGGAAACTCACTACTTCATATCGCTGCTGCCTCGGGTCATGGAAATATAGTTGATTATATAGTCTCTAAATTTCCCAATCTTGTTAGAAAGGGAAATCTGATGGATGAAACTGCTCTTCACGCTGCAGCTAGAGCAGGCTGTCTCACTATTGTTGAGTTTCTTGTTAGATTCGTAACAGAGTCTTTGATGTGTGATATGTTAATTTCTGCTAAAAGCAACAACGGAGACACCGCTCTACACATTGCGTTGAAAGAAAAACATGAAGATGTTGCTTTCTACCTTTTAAGTGTGAGGCATGATGTATCATTTGATGCGAACAATGATGGAGTTTCGCCGTTATATTTGGCTGTAGAAGCTGGATATTGCGAGCTCGTGACAAAAATGCTAGAGTCTTTATCTTGCCCATCTAAATTAGCTTTGATGTATGGTGCAAAATCTCTTGTACATGCAGCAATGAGGGCCAAGAGAAGAG ATATCCTTGGTATTGTTCTTCGTCAAAATCCAAGACTTATTGAATTACGCaacgaagaaggaagaacaTGTCTTTCATTTGGAGCATCAATAGGATTTTATGAGGGGATTAGCTACATACTATCAGACTTTGATAAAGCAGCTTCAAATTTATGTTATGTTGCTGATGATGATGGTTTCTTTCCAATTCATATGGCAGCGAGAGAAGGACATGTCAGAATCATAAAAGAGTTTTTTAAACGTTGTCCTGACTCAGTAGAGCTACTTAACAGCCAATGTCAGAATATTCTTCATGTTGCTGCCAAAACTGGCAGGTCCAAAGTTGTCAAGTATCTTCTAAAACTTGATGAAGAGAGAAGAATGATGAATGAACAAGATTTGGACGGAAATACTCCATTACATCTAGCCACAAAACATAGGAACTCGATGGTTGTGAATATACTTACCTGGAATGAGAACGTTAAGCTCGCAACAATGAACAATGATGGCTTTACAGCTCTAGATATCGCTGAGACGTTAAAGGACAATGCCTACATACTTCGAAAG AGATTGACTTGGATGGCTTTGGTATCCGCTGGTGCTCCAAATGGTCTGAAACAGATTCCTTTGGACAGGGTTTCACctagtctcatagacaatccgAAAATATACAAAGATAGTTTCCACACTCTTATGGTGACTGCAACACTTGTGGCAACTGTGACATTCACTGCAGGTTTCACATTACCTGGTGGTTACATCAGCTCCGCTCCAGATTTAGGCATGGCAGCATTGATCGATAAAATGAATTTCAAactttttatcttgtttaaCAGCATTTCAATGTGCAGCTCTGTGGTAACTATAATGGCTCTTATCTGGGCACAACTAGGTGATGCTATTCTGACAAAGAAAGCTTTTAAACTAGCTTTACCGCTTCTTGTAACCGCTCTTCAATCTATGGCAATGGCATTTGTGGCTGGAGTTACTCTTGTCGTAAGCGATCTCCCATGGCTTTCGCATCTGGTATTAGCCATAGATACAATCTTCTTTTTGTTCCTGATGCTACTTATCATTCCTTACGCTTTCTCCTCTACCAGACAAGGCTTTCTCCGACACATCTTCTACTTTCCTTACTTTTTAATGCTTTTGGCCGTTGGTGATGAGAGCAACAACATCGATTGCTAA
- the LOC106392542 gene encoding pentatricopeptide repeat-containing protein At1g66345, mitochondrial — MRHLGEQQWRFFTLIPKRSPRRTLGFFSSHSKDQQQLLVDAISESLQNRDNFDTLSTKFSSANLSNSLVDQILLRFKQPETAKRALTFFHWSSHARNLRHGVSSYALAIHILVKARLLIDARALIESSLLNSSPDSDLLDSLLDTYEVSCSTPLAFDLLVQGYAKLRLLESGFDAFKNLTDRGFSMSVITLNTLIHVASKSNRIDLVWRIYEAAVDKRVYPNETTIRIMISALCKEGKLKEIVGLLDKIHGERCSPPVIVNTSLALKALEENRIDEGMSLLKRLLQKNMVLDTIGYSLVVYARIKEGDLVSARQVFDEMLQRGFDANAFVYTAFVKVYCEMGDIDEAEKLIAEMESSGADPYEETFNSLIVGCAKFGREGESLKYCEMMVARGLLPSCWAFNEMVERLSKIENVNRANEILTKSIEKGFVPDEHTYSHLIQGFVKGNDIEQALKMFYEMEYRNISPGFEVFRSLIVGLCSCGKVEAGEKYFRIMKRRLIQPDAEIYEVLIKGFQKTDNKTNADRVYDEMISIR, encoded by the coding sequence ATGCGTCACTTAGGAGAACAACAATGGCGTTTCTTCACACTGATCCCGAAACGATCTCCAAGACGCACCCTTGGCTTCTTCTCCTCCCACTCCAAAGACCAACAACAGCTCCTCGTCGACGCCATCTCCGAATCGCTACAAAACCGCGATAACTTCGACACTCTCTCCACCAAATTCTCCTCCGCCAATCTCTCCAACTCCCTCGTCGATCAAATCCTCCTCCGCTTCAAACAACCCGAAACCGCCAAACGCGCCCTAACCTTCTTCCACTGGTCCTCCCACGCTCGAAACCTCCGCCACGGCGTCTCCTCTTACGCCCTCGCGATTCACATCCTCGTCAAAGCTCGACTACTCATCGACGCTCGAGCTCTAATCGAATCTTCTCTCTTAAACTCATCCCCCGATTCCGATCTGCTCGATTCCTTGCTAGACACCTACGAGGTCTCTTGCTCTACTCCTCTCGCGTTCGATCTGCTCGTTCAGGGCTACGCTAAGCTTCGATTGCTGGAATCTGGATTCGACGCTTTCAAGAACCTAACGGATCGTGGATTCTCGATGAGTGTAATCACTCTCAACACTTTGATCCATGTTGCTTCGAAATCGAATCGGATCGATCTCGTTTGGAGAATCTACGAGGCGGCGGTGGATAAGAGAGTGTATCCGAACGAGACGACGATTCGGATCATGATCAGTGCGTTGTGCAAAGAAGGGAAGTTAAAAGAGATTGTAGGTTTGTTGGATAAGATTCATGGTGAGAGATGTTCTCCTCCAGTGATTGTTAACACGAGCTTGGCTCTCAAGGCTTTAGAAGAGAATCGGATCGATGAAGgtatgagtttgttgaagagatTGCTGCAGAAGAATATGGTTTTAGATACGATTGGTTACTCTCTCGTTGTGTACGCGAGAATAAAGGAAGGTGATTTGGTATCTGCACGGCaagtgttcgatgaaatgcttCAAAGAGGTTTCGACGCGAATGCTTTCGTTTACACGGCTTTCGTCAAAGTGTATTGCGAGATGGGTGATATCGACGAAGCAGAGAAGTTGATCGCTGAGATGGAGAGCTCTGGAGCCGATCCGTATGAAGAAACTTTTAACTCTCTCATCGTTGGTTGCGCGAAATTCggaagagaaggagaaagctTGAAGTATTGCGAGATGATGGTCGCGAGAGGACTTCTTCCTAGTTGTTGGGCGTTCAATGAGATGGTTGAGAGACTAAGCAAGATTGAGAACGTGAATCGTGCAAACGAAATCCTGACAAAGTCGATTGAGAAAGGGTTTGTGCCTGATGAACATACATACTCTCATCTGATTCAAGGGTTTGTTAAAGGAAACGATATCGAACAAGCTCTCAAGATGTTCTACGAGATGGAGTACCGAAACATCTCACCGGGTTTCGAGGTGTTTAGGTCACTGATAGTGGGGCTTTGCTCTTGTGGAAAAGTGGAAGCCGGCGAAAAGTACTTCAGAATTATGAAGAGGAGGCTGATACAGCCTGATGCAGAGATATATGAGGTGTTGATTAAGGGATTCCAAAAAACAGACAATAAAACGAATGCGGATAGGGTTTATGATGAAATGATATCAATAAGATGA